The following coding sequences lie in one Saimiri boliviensis isolate mSaiBol1 chromosome 6, mSaiBol1.pri, whole genome shotgun sequence genomic window:
- the LSP1 gene encoding lymphocyte-specific protein 1 isoform X6: protein MAEAPSDPGAEEREELLGLSLKASEVPELDEDEGFGDWSQRPEQQQREGAQGTPDGGEPPRCRSPEGEQEDRPGPHACGKGDSDEGHLEELSLSKEGPDPEDTVQDNRGAAGAEEEQEHRKCQQPRTPSPLVLEGTPEHSSPPLSPTTKLIDRTESLNRSIEKSNSVKKSQPDLPISRIDQRLEQYTQAIETSGRTPKLARQASIELPSMAVASTKSLWETGEVQAQSAAKTPSCKDIVAGDMSKKSLWEQKGGSKTSSTIKSTPSGKRYKFVATGHGKYEKVLVEGGPAP from the exons CCTCAGCCTGAAGGCCTCGGAGGTCCCTGAACTGGATGAGGACGAGGGCTTCGGTGACTGGTCCCAGAGGCCAGAGCAGCAGCAGCGCGAGGGGGCCCAGGGCACCCCAGACGGTGGAGAGCCCCCCCGGTGCAGGAGTCCTGAGGGGGAGCAAGAGGACAG GCCCGGCCCACATGCCTGTGGAAAGGGTGACAGTGACGAAGGCCACCTGGAGGAGTTGAGTCTGAGCAAGGAGGGGCCAGACCCCGAGGACACCGTCCAGGACAACCGGGGGGCCGCCGGGGCCGAGGAGGAACAAGAG caCCGGAAATGTCAGCAGCCCAGGACACCCAGCCCCTTGGTCTTGGAGGGGACCCCTGAACACAGCTCGCCTCCGCTGAGCCCCACCACCAAA CTCATCGACAGGACCGAGTCTCTAAACCGCTCCATAGAGAAGag TAACAGTGTAAAGAAGTCCCAGCCAGACCTGCCCATCTCCAGGATTGACCAGCGGCTGGAGCAATACACCCAGGCCATTGAG ACCTCTGGCCGGACCCCCAAGCTAGCCCGCCAGGCCTCCATAGAGCTGCCCAGCATGGCTGTGGCCAGTACCAAGAGTCTGTGGGAGACCGGTGAGGTACAGGCTCAGTCTGCGGCCAAGACACCATCCTGCAAG GATATTGTGGCTGGTGATATGAGCAAGAAAAGCCTCTGGGAGCAGAAGGGAGGCTCCAAGACCTCGTCAACAATTAAG AGCACCCCATCTGGGAAGAGGTATAAGTTTGTGGCCACTGGGCATGGGAAGTATGAGAAGGTGCTTGTGGAGGGGGGCCCAGCGCCCTAG
- the LSP1 gene encoding lymphocyte-specific protein 1 isoform X5, whose protein sequence is MPLPEPLTAQRSVEDKGEAAPEQCQRERVGQLQAQDEDGGGHAPEQAEPETLLSLKASEVPELDEDEGFGDWSQRPEQQQREGAQGTPDGGEPPRCRSPEGEQEDRPGPHACGKGDSDEGHLEELSLSKEGPDPEDTVQDNRGAAGAEEEQEHRKCQQPRTPSPLVLEGTPEHSSPPLSPTTKLIDRTESLNRSIEKSNSVKKSQPDLPISRIDQRLEQYTQAIETSGRTPKLARQASIELPSMAVASTKSLWETGEVQAQSAAKTPSCKDIVAGDMSKKSLWEQKGGSKTSSTIKSTPSGKRYKFVATGHGKYEKVLVEGGPAP, encoded by the exons GCTCACAGCTCAGCGGAGCGTGGAGGACAAGGGGGAGGCCGCCCCAGAGCAGTGCCAGCGTGAGCGAGTCGGGCAGCTGCAGGCCCAGGACGAGGACGGAGGCGGCCATGCCCCCGAACAGGCAGAGCCGGAGACGCT CCTCAGCCTGAAGGCCTCGGAGGTCCCTGAACTGGATGAGGACGAGGGCTTCGGTGACTGGTCCCAGAGGCCAGAGCAGCAGCAGCGCGAGGGGGCCCAGGGCACCCCAGACGGTGGAGAGCCCCCCCGGTGCAGGAGTCCTGAGGGGGAGCAAGAGGACAG GCCCGGCCCACATGCCTGTGGAAAGGGTGACAGTGACGAAGGCCACCTGGAGGAGTTGAGTCTGAGCAAGGAGGGGCCAGACCCCGAGGACACCGTCCAGGACAACCGGGGGGCCGCCGGGGCCGAGGAGGAACAAGAG caCCGGAAATGTCAGCAGCCCAGGACACCCAGCCCCTTGGTCTTGGAGGGGACCCCTGAACACAGCTCGCCTCCGCTGAGCCCCACCACCAAA CTCATCGACAGGACCGAGTCTCTAAACCGCTCCATAGAGAAGag TAACAGTGTAAAGAAGTCCCAGCCAGACCTGCCCATCTCCAGGATTGACCAGCGGCTGGAGCAATACACCCAGGCCATTGAG ACCTCTGGCCGGACCCCCAAGCTAGCCCGCCAGGCCTCCATAGAGCTGCCCAGCATGGCTGTGGCCAGTACCAAGAGTCTGTGGGAGACCGGTGAGGTACAGGCTCAGTCTGCGGCCAAGACACCATCCTGCAAG GATATTGTGGCTGGTGATATGAGCAAGAAAAGCCTCTGGGAGCAGAAGGGAGGCTCCAAGACCTCGTCAACAATTAAG AGCACCCCATCTGGGAAGAGGTATAAGTTTGTGGCCACTGGGCATGGGAAGTATGAGAAGGTGCTTGTGGAGGGGGGCCCAGCGCCCTAG
- the PRR33 gene encoding proline-rich protein 33 has product MLISASSMAPEVGGPSVRGTPGPPPPLLPKPGKDNLRLQKLLRKATRRRMTGSVHLTPPGAFRTSLSPVSEASHDQEAAAPHAVESPHPAEALSPPEAQSHAEPPRTVAAPPHSPHTSIIHHVASPLQKSTFSFSLTQHRILAAHFKATGSQVAAPAPEPARPPSGFVPVSAPVAGGTHITQVHIRLAPSPHDGTQEPPKTDPEGGSHSRDGDKAPCPPRAQGPVPVAHIRPLPTAAQAARASPEEPLVPRLPSGFQASVPREASARVVVPIAPTCRALEPSRRSLAPVAPGGEQLEEPPGAGPTPEAEWVSSPTRASCPAPPSGPHPCPIPKVAPKPRLSGWTWLKKQLLEEAEGPLRPGPQQSLEPEAPAPTEQEVSWAPTAQAPASLASRMWDAVLYRMSVAEAGGRLAGPSGGERTPAGLTRLPFLYRPRFNARKLHEAARPPPTVRSILELNPQPKNFNRTATGWRLP; this is encoded by the coding sequence ATGCTTATCTCAGCTTCGTCGATGGCACCCGAGGTGGGTGGCCCGAGTGTCCGGGGGACCCCTGGACCCCCACCGCCCCTGCTGCCTAAGCCAGGGAAGGACAACCTTCGTCTGCAGAAGCTCCTGAGGAAGGCGACCCGGAGAAGGATGACAGGGAGCGTGCACCTCACCCCCCCTGGGGCCTTCCGCACCTCCCTGTCCCCCGTGAGTGAGGCCAGCCATGACCAGGAGGCTGCAGCCCCGCACGCTGTGGAGAGCCCGCATCCCGCCGAAGCCCTGAGCCCTCCTGAAGCCCAGAGCCACGCCGAGCCGCCCCGCACGGTGGCTGCCCCACCCCACTCTCCGCACACCTCCATCATCCACCACGTGGCGTCACCCCTGCAGAAGTCCACCTTCTCCTTCAGCCTCACCCAGCACAGGATTCTAGCTGCTCACTTCAAGGCCACGGGGTCCCAGGTTGCAGCCCCGGCCCCAGAACCTGCCCGGCCCCCCAGTGGCTTCGTCCCTGTCTCAGCCCCAGTGGCTGGGGGCACCCACATCACCCAGGTGCACATCCGGCTGGCGCCATCCCCACATGATGGGACCCAGGAGCCCCCCAAGACAGACCCAGAAGGGGGATCCCACAGCCGGGACGGAGACAAAGCCCCATGTCCCCCCAGAGCCCAGGGCCCAGTCCCAGTGGCTCATATCCGCCCGCTGCCCACCGCAGCCCAGGCTGCCAGAGCCTCGCCTGAGGAGCCCCTTGTACCCCGGCTGCCATCTGGCTTCCAGGCCTCGGTGCCCAGAGAGGCGAGTGCCAGGGTTGTGGTGCCCATAGCCCCGACCTGCCGAGCACTGGAGCCCTCAAGGCGCAGCCTGGCCCCCGTGGCCCCTGGCGGAGAGCAGCTGGAGGAGCCCCCGGGGGCTGGTCCCACCCCTGAGGCCGAGTGGGTGTCCAGCCCCACCAGGGCCTCATGCCCTGCACCACCATCAGGCCCTCACCCATGCCCCATCCCCAAAGTTGCGCCCAAGCCCCGGCTCAGTGGCTGGACGTGGCTTAAGAAGCAGCTGCTGGAGGAGGCCGAGGGGCCTCTGCGCCCGGGGCCACAGCAGAGCCTAGAGCCAGAGGCGCCTGCTCCCACGGAGCAGGAGGTGTCCTGGGCCCCCACCGCCCAGGCCCCCGCCTCCCTGGCCTCCAGGATGTGGGATGCCGTGCTGTACCGCATGTCGGTGGCGGAGGCTGGAGGGCGCCTTGCAGGGCCCAGCGGTGGGGAGCGCACCCCGGCCGGCCTCACCCGCCTGCCCTTCCTGTACCGGCCTCGATTCAACGCCCGGAAGCTGCACGAAGCTGCCCGGCCCCCTCCCACAGTCCGCTCCATCCTGGAGCTGAACCCCCAACCCAAGAACTTCAACCGCACGGCAACCGGCTGGAGGCTCCCGTGA
- the LSP1 gene encoding lymphocyte-specific protein 1 isoform X4, with amino-acid sequence MAEAPSDPGAEEREELLGLTAQRSVEDKGEAAPEQCQRERVGQLQAQDEDGGGHAPEQAEPETLLSLKASEVPELDEDEGFGDWSQRPEQQQREGAQGTPDGGEPPRCRSPEGEQEDRPGPHACGKGDSDEGHLEELSLSKEGPDPEDTVQDNRGAAGAEEEQEHRKCQQPRTPSPLVLEGTPEHSSPPLSPTTKLIDRTESLNRSIEKSNSVKKSQPDLPISRIDQRLEQYTQAIETSGRTPKLARQASIELPSMAVASTKSLWETGEVQAQSAAKTPSCKDIVAGDMSKKSLWEQKGGSKTSSTIKSTPSGKRYKFVATGHGKYEKVLVEGGPAP; translated from the exons GCTCACAGCTCAGCGGAGCGTGGAGGACAAGGGGGAGGCCGCCCCAGAGCAGTGCCAGCGTGAGCGAGTCGGGCAGCTGCAGGCCCAGGACGAGGACGGAGGCGGCCATGCCCCCGAACAGGCAGAGCCGGAGACGCT CCTCAGCCTGAAGGCCTCGGAGGTCCCTGAACTGGATGAGGACGAGGGCTTCGGTGACTGGTCCCAGAGGCCAGAGCAGCAGCAGCGCGAGGGGGCCCAGGGCACCCCAGACGGTGGAGAGCCCCCCCGGTGCAGGAGTCCTGAGGGGGAGCAAGAGGACAG GCCCGGCCCACATGCCTGTGGAAAGGGTGACAGTGACGAAGGCCACCTGGAGGAGTTGAGTCTGAGCAAGGAGGGGCCAGACCCCGAGGACACCGTCCAGGACAACCGGGGGGCCGCCGGGGCCGAGGAGGAACAAGAG caCCGGAAATGTCAGCAGCCCAGGACACCCAGCCCCTTGGTCTTGGAGGGGACCCCTGAACACAGCTCGCCTCCGCTGAGCCCCACCACCAAA CTCATCGACAGGACCGAGTCTCTAAACCGCTCCATAGAGAAGag TAACAGTGTAAAGAAGTCCCAGCCAGACCTGCCCATCTCCAGGATTGACCAGCGGCTGGAGCAATACACCCAGGCCATTGAG ACCTCTGGCCGGACCCCCAAGCTAGCCCGCCAGGCCTCCATAGAGCTGCCCAGCATGGCTGTGGCCAGTACCAAGAGTCTGTGGGAGACCGGTGAGGTACAGGCTCAGTCTGCGGCCAAGACACCATCCTGCAAG GATATTGTGGCTGGTGATATGAGCAAGAAAAGCCTCTGGGAGCAGAAGGGAGGCTCCAAGACCTCGTCAACAATTAAG AGCACCCCATCTGGGAAGAGGTATAAGTTTGTGGCCACTGGGCATGGGAAGTATGAGAAGGTGCTTGTGGAGGGGGGCCCAGCGCCCTAG